One part of the Stegostoma tigrinum isolate sSteTig4 chromosome 14, sSteTig4.hap1, whole genome shotgun sequence genome encodes these proteins:
- the LOC125457900 gene encoding single-pass membrane and coiled-coil domain-containing protein 1-like isoform X2, with product MTGLEKRIEELKAEYQKLDQDAKELIQSFEPDCESIAKEADEDELWSSLLEDRLTHVEVNIFFSYVVDILQSLHLRVLEKQPGLASFLPTLSSILRRKIWDMDLEATWTSVLPEFGLNESDTKALCAFFVTHCKDAEYYPLMERRRHNLNIKEVLDRAVPSRILHHCLFHLVQLAEKESSMMTTEQHQVNNASTRRRPRPK from the exons atgactgg ATTGGAGAAGAGGATAGAGGAATTGAAGGCTGAATATCAGAAACTCGATCAGGATGCAAAAGAACTCATTCAATCATTTGAACCAGACTGTGAAAGCATTGCAAAGGAAGCCGACGAAGATGAGCTCTGGTCATCACTCTTGGAAGACAG GCTCACACATGTGGAAGTCAACATATTCTTCAGTTATGTTGTTGACATTCTTCAGTCTTTGCATCTTCGTGTGTTGGAGAAACAGCCAGGTCTTGCAAGCTTTCTGCCCACGCTGTCTTCTATCTTGAGGAGGAAAATTTGGGATATGGACCTTGAGGCTACATGGACAAGTGTGCTCCCAGAATTTGGTCTGAATGAATCTGATACAAAGGCTCTGTGTGCATTCTTTGTGACCCACTGTAAAGATGCTGAGTATTACCCATTAATGGAAAGAAGAAGGCACAACCTAAACATCAAAGAAGTTTTAGACAGAGCTGTGCCTAGCCGCATTCTACATCATTGTCTGTTCCATCTTGTGCAGTTAGCAGAGAAAGAAAGTAGTATGATGACAACTGAGCAACACCAAGTCAATAATGCAAGCACACGAAGGAGACCAAGACCCAAGTGA